DNA sequence from the Cronobacter turicensis z3032 genome:
CAGTGATACGCCTTTGCCGCAGTTCGCCTTACCGATAGTCGATATTAACGATCCGGCGCAGATCGCTGAGTTTATCGCTGACTGGCTGGCGGAGCAGCACTGAGTAAGGGGGGCAAAGAGTGAAGAGCGAATAGAGAAGTCTATGGAAAAGGATGAAAGGCCAGGTAGCCGTATCTGTTTTCTCCTGAGCGCTAAAAAGCAAAAACCCCTCAGCAGCGCTGAGGGGTTCTTTAATTGATGCCTGGCAGTTCCCTACTCTCGCATGGGGAGGCCCCACACTACCATCGGCGCTACGGCGTTTCACTTCTGAGTTCGGCATGGGGTCAGGTGGGACCACCGCGCTACAGCCGCCAGGCAAATTCTGTCTGTTCACCGCTTTCGCCATGAACATTATCCGTCACAAGCTGAATCTCTCTCTCAACACGCCAGACTTCTTTGGCGTTGTAAGGTTAAGCCTCACGGTTCATTAGTACCGGTTAGCTCAACGCATCGCTGCGCTTACACACCCGGCCTATCAACGTCGTCGTCTTCAACGTTCCTTCAGGAGACTTATAGTCTCAGGGAGAACTCATCTCGGGGCAAGTTTCGTGCTTAGATGCTTTCAGCACTTATCTCTTCCGCATTTAGCTACCGGGCAGTGCCATTGGCATGACAACCCGAACACCAGTGATGCGTCCACTCCGGTCCTCTCGTACTGGGAGCAGCCCCCCTCAATTCTCCAGCGCCCACGGCAGATAGGGACCGAACTGTCTCACGACGTTCTAAACCCAGCTCGCGTACCACTTTAAATGGCGAACAGCCATACCCTTGGGACCTACTTCAGCCCCAGGATGTGATGAGCCGACATCGAGGTGCCAAACACCGCCGTCGATATGAACTCTTGGGCGGTATCAGCCTGTTATCCCCGGAGTACCTTTTATCCGTTGAGCGATGGCCCTTCCATACAGAACCACCGGATCACTATGACCTGCTTTCGCACCTGCTCGAGCCGTCACTCTCGCAGTCAAGCCAGCTTATGCCATTGCACTAACCTCCTGATGTCCGACCAGGATTAGCTGACCTTCGTGCTCCTCCGTTACACTTTGGGAGGAGACCGCCCCAGTCAAACTACCCACCAGACACTGTCCCCACGCCGGATCACGGCGCCAGGTTAGAACATCAAACATTAAAGGGTGGTATTTCAAGGTTGGCTCCACGCAGACTGGCGTCCACGCTTCAAAGCCTCCCACCTATCCTACACATCAAGGCTCAATGTTCAGTGTCAAGCTGTAGTAAAGGTTCACGGGGTCTTTCCGTCTTGCCGCGGGTACACTGCATCTTCACAGCGAGTTCAATTTCACTGAGTCTCGGGTGGAGACAGCCTGGCCATCATTACGCCATTCGTGCAGGTCGGAACTTACCCGACAAGGAATTTCGCTACCTTAGGACCGTTATAGTTACGGCCGCCGTTTACCGGGGCTTCGATCAGGAGCTTCTCTTGCGATAACCCCATCAATTAACCTTCCGGCACCGGGCAGGCGTCACACCGTATACGTCCACTTTCGTGTTTGCACAGTGCTGTGTTTTTAATAAACAGTTGCAGCCAGCTGGTATCTTCGACTGACTTCAGCTCCACCCGCAGGGGCTTCACTTACATGTCAGCGTGCCTTCTCCCGAAGTTACGGCACCATTTTGCCTAGTTCCTTCACCCGAGTTCTCTCAAGCGCCTTGGTATTCTCTACCTGACCACCTGTGTCGGTTTGGGGTACGATTTAATGTTACCTGATGCTTAGAGGCTTTTCCTGGAAGCAGGGCATTTGTCACTTCAGCACCGTAGTGCCTCGTCATCACGCCTCAGCCTTAACTTTCCGGATTTGCCTGGAAAGTCAGCCTACACGCTTAAACCGGGACAACCGTCGCCCGGCCAACATAGCCTTCTCCGTCCCCCCTTCGCAGTAACACCAAGTACAGGAATATTAACCTGTTTCCCATCGACTACGCCTTTCGGCCTCGCCTTAGGGGTCGACTCACCCTGCCCCGATTAACGTTGGACAGGAACCCTTGGTCTTCCGGCGAGCGGGCTTTTCACCCGCTTTATCGTTACTTATGTCAGCATTCGCACTTCTGATACCTCCAGCATGCCTCACAGCACACCTTCGACGGCTTACAGAACGCTCCCCTACCCAACAACACATAGTGTCGCTGCCGCAGCTTCGGTGCATGGTTTAGCCCCGTTACATCTTCCGCGCAGGCCGACTCGACCAGTGAGCTATTACGCTTTCTTTAAATGATGGCTGCTTCTAAGCCAACATCCTGGCTGTCTGGGCCTTCCCACATCGTTTCCCACTTAACCATGACTTTGGGACCTTAGCTGGCGGTCTGGGTTGTTTCCCTCTTCACGACGGACGTTAGCACCCGCCGTGTGTCTCCCGTGATAACATTCTCCGGTATTCGCAGTTTGCATCGGGTTGGTAAGCCGGGATGGCCCCCTAGCCGAAACAGTGCTCTACCCCCGGAGATGAATTCACGAGGCGCTACCTAAATAGCTTTCGGGGAGAACCAGCTATCTCCCGGTTTGATTGGCCTTTCACCCCCAGCCACAGGTCATCCGCTAATTTTTCAACATTAGTCGGTTCGGTCCTCCAGTTAGTGTTACCCAACCTTCAACCTGCCCATGGCTAGATCACCGGGTTTCGGGTCTATACCCTGCAACTTAACGCCCAATTAAGACTCGGTTTCCCTTCGGCTCCCCTATACGGTTAACCTTGCTACAGAATATAAGTCGCTGACCCATTATACAAAAGGTACGCAGTCACCCTCTTACGAAGGCTCCCACTGCTTGTACGTACACGGTTTCAGGTTCTGTTTCACTCCCCTCGCCGGGGTTCTTTTCGCCTTTCCCTCACGGTACTGGTTCACTATCGGTCAGTCAGGAGTATTTAGCCTTGGAGGATGGTCCCCCCATCTTCAGACAGGATATCACGTGTCCCGCCCTACTCATCGAGCTCACAACCTGTGTGCTTTCATGTACGGGACTTTCACCCTGTATCGTGCGACTTTCCAGACGCTTCCATTAACACACAAGCTGATTCAGGCTCTGGGCTGTTCCCCGTTCGCTCGCCGCTACTGGGGGAATCTCGGTTGATTTCTTTTCCTCGGGGTACTTAGATGTTTCAGTTCCCCCGGTTCGCCTCGTTTGACTATGTATTCATCAAACGATGATGCACCAGAGTGCACCGGGTTTCCCCATTCGGACATCGTCGGTTATAACGGTTCATATCACCTTACCGACGCTTTTCGCAGATTAGCACGTCCTTCATCGCCTCTGACTGCCAGGGCATCCACCGTGTACGCTTGTTCGCTTAACCTCACAACCCGAAGAAGTCTTCGTGCTGCGAGTTTGAGAGACTCTGACACACCGCGCATTCCTTATTACGGAGAAATGCAACAGCATGTCTGTTTCAATTTTCAGCTTGTTCCGGATTGTTAAAGAGCAAATACTTCGCAGTATACTCAGTGAGTACACTCTGAAGTGATGGTGGAGCTATGCGGGATCGAACCGCAGACCTCCTGCGTGCAAAGCAGGCGCTCTCCCAGCTGAGCTATAGCCCCATCGTAGTTAAACCTCTTCAACTCCTGCGGAGTTGGTAGGCCTGAGTGGACTTGAACCACCGACCTCACCCTTATCAGGGGTGCGCTCTAACCACCTGAGCTACAAGCCTGTAGAGGTTTTGCTTCTTTACTTTCTATCAGACAATCTGTGTGAGCACGCGAGGTTGTATCTTTCAGGTAAGGAGGTGATCCAACCGCAGGTTCCCCTACGGTTACCTTGTTACGACTTCACCCCAGTCATGAATCACAAAGTGGTAAGCGCCCTCCCGAAGGTTAAGCTACCTACTTCTTTTGCAACCCACTCCCATGGTGTGACGGGCGGTGTGTACAAGGCCCGGGAACGTATTCACCGTGGCATTCTGATCCACGATTACTAGCGATTCCGACTTCATGGAGTCGAGTTGCAGACTCCAATCCGGACTACGACGCACTTTATGAGGTCCGCTTGCTCTCGCGAGTTCGCTTCTCTTTGTATGCGCCATTGTAGCACGTGTGTAGCCCTGGTCGTAAGGGCCATGATGACTTGACGTCATCCCCACCTTCCTCCGGTTTATCACCGGCAGTCTCCTTTGAGTTCCCACCATTACGTGCTGGCAACAAAGGATAAGGGTTGCGCTCGTTGCGGGACTTAACCCAACATTTCACAACACGAGCTGACGACAGCCATGCAGCACCTGTCTCAGAGTTCCCGAAGGCACTCCCGCATCTCTGCAGGATTCTCTGGATGTCAAGACCAGGTAAGGTTCTTCGCGTTGCATCGAATTAAACCACATGCTCCACCGCTTGTGCGGGCCCCCGTCAATTCATTTGAGTTTTAACCTTGCGGCCGTACTCCCCAGGCGGTCGACTTAACGCGTTAGCTCCGGAAGCCACGCCTCAAGGGCACAACCTCCAAGTCGACATCGTTTACGGCGTGGACTACCAGGGTATCTAATCCTGTTTGCTCCCCACGCTTTCGCACCTGAGCGTCAGTCTTCGTCCAGGGGGCCGCCTTCGCCACCGGTATTCCTCCAGATCTCTACGCATTTCACCGCTACACCTGGAATTCTACCCCCCTCTACGAGACTCAAGCTTGCCAGTTTCAAATGCAGTTCCCAGGTTGAGCCCGGGGATTTCACATCTGACTTAACAAACCGCCTGCGTGCGCTTTACGCCCAGTAATTCCGATTAACGCTTGCACCCTCCGTATTACCGCGGCTGCTGGCACGGAGTTAGCCGGTGCTTCTTCTGCGAGTAACGTCAATGACTGCGGTTATTAACCACAATCCCTTCCTCCTCGCTGAAAGTACTTTACAACCCGAAGGCCTTCTTCATACACGCGGCATGGCTGCATCAGGCTTGCGCCCATTGTGCAATATTCCCCACTGCTGCCTCCCGTAGGAGTCTGGACCGTGTCTCAGTTCCAGTGTGGCTGGTCATCCTCTCAGACCAGCTAGGGATCGTCGCCTAGGTGAGCCTTTACCCCACCTACTAGCTAATCCCATCTGGGCACATCTGATGGCATGAGGCCCGAAGGTCCCCCACTTTGGTCCGAAGACGTTATGCGGTATTAGCTACCGTTTCCAGTAGTTATCCCCCTCCATCAGGCAGTTTCCCAGACATTACTCACCCGTCCGCCACTCGTCAGCAGAGCAGCAAGCTGCTCTCTGTTACCGTTCGACTTGCATGTGTTAGGCCTGCCGCCAGCGTTCAATCTGAGCCATGATCAAACTCTTCAATTAAAAGTCTGATGCTCAAAGAATTAAACTGTTAGTTCGTAATGAATTAACTGTTGTTCACTTGAGACTTGATATTCATTTATCGTCCGAAGACGTTAAGATATCAGTGCCCCGAGTGCCCACACAGATTGTCTGATAAATTGTTAAAGAGCGGTGCGACAAGGCTTTCAGCCTGTTGTCGCGAGGTGGCGTATATTACGCTTTCCTCTTTCAGAGTCAAGCGTTTATTTTCGCTTTCGTCTGCCTGACGGGCCGGCTCATTCGCCGTTGTGCCGTGTCAGTGGAGGCGCATTATAGGGAGTTCTTCTGCGCTGACAAGAGGAAATTTAAAAAAACTTTCTAAGCGCGTTTTTTTTCACCATATATCACGTAAAACCGCCATATAGCCTGTTATTTGCTGTTTTTTACATCAGATCATGCCTTGCGGTGGCATACTACTGCGCGATGTACAGCTGAAGGAATTGCCATTATGTCGTTACTGGCGCATCAACAGGCCGCCCAAAAGAACCTTTCTTATGTCCTGGCCGAAAAGCTGGCGCAACGCATCCTTAAAGGAGAGTTTAAGCCAGGCGAGATTTTACCTGGCGAGATGGAGCTGGGCGAACAGTTCGGCGTCAGCCGCACGGCGGTAAGAGAAGCCGTTAAAACGCTGACCGCCAAAGGGCTGGTTTTACCGCGCCCGCGTATCGGCACGCGCGTGCTGCCCCAGAGCCAGTGGAACTTTCTGGATAAAGAGTTGCTGACGTGGTGGATGGGCATCGAAACTTTCACGACCGTGGTTAATCATTTTCTGGTGATGCGCCACAGTCTTGAGCCTCAGGCCTGCGCGCTGGCCGCGCTAAACGGTACCGATGAGCAAAAGCAGCGATTCAGAAACACGCTCGATGAGATGGCTGCGCTTCAGGTCGCTTTTAACCGCGAACGCTGGATAGAAACCGACATGGCCTACCATGAGCTGATCTATGAAATGAGCGGCAATCCCTTTATGACCGCTTTCGCCAGCCTGTTTCGCTCCATCTATTACAATTATTTCACGTCGATAACGCACAACCAGGTTATCAAGCCCGACATTCATCAGGCGATCGCGGACGCCATTCTCTCGTCCCAAAGCGAAGAGGCGTATCGCGCCTGTCAGGCGCTTTTGCAGGCAACCGCATCGCAGGACATATAACAACAGGATCCGCATGACTAAAAAAGCGCGCAGTATGGCGGGCCTGCCGTGGATAGCGGCGATGGCCTTTTTTATGCAGGCACTGGATGCCACCATTCTCAACACCGCTCTGCCAGCTATCGCTCAAAGTCTTAACCGCTCGCCGCTGGCGATGCAGTCCGCGATTATCAGCTACACCCTGACTGTCGCGATGTTAATCCCGGTCAGCGGCTGGCTGGCCGACCGCTTCGGCACCCGCCGCGTTTTTATGATCGCCGTCTCCTTGTTTACCCTCGGTTCGCTCGCCTGCGCCATGTCCGGATCGCTAAGCGAACTGGTTATCTTCCGTATTGTGCAGGGTATCGGCGGCGCCATGATGATGCCGGTGGCGCGTCTCGCGCTGCTGCGCGCCTATCCGCGCAGCGAGCTTCTGCCGGTGCTGAATTTTGTGACGATGCCAGGCCTGGTCGGCCCCATTCTCGGGCCGCTGCTCGGCGGCGTGCTGGTCACCTGGGCGAGCTGGCACTGGATTTTCCTTATTAATATTCCGATTGGCGTCGCGGGCCTGTTCTATGCGCGTAAATATATGCCGAACTTCACCACGCCGCGTCGCCGTTTTGATATGCCGGGTTTCTTTCTGTTCGGCCTGAGTCTGGTGCTGTTTTCCAGCGGAATGGAGCTGTTTGGCGAACGCATCGTGGCTACCTGGATGGCGCTCGCCGTCATTGCAGGTGGGTTATTGCTGATGATGGCTTATATCTGGCACGCCCGCCGGCACAGCGCGCCGCTCATTTCGCTTTCTCTGTTCAAAACGCGCACCTTTTCCGTCGGCATCGCCGGGAATATTGCCTCCCGTCTCGGTACCGGCTGCGTACCGTTTCTGATGCCGCTGATGCTGCAGGTGGGTTTTGGCTATCCGGCGTTTATCGCCGGTTGCATGATGGCGCCCACGGCGGTCGGGTCGATTATCGCGAAATCTGGCGTAACGCAGGTATTGCGCTGGTTTGGCTATCGAAAAACGCTGGTCGGCGTCACGCTGTTTATCGGGCTGATGATTGCGCAGTTCTCGCTGCAGTCGCCGGATAACCAGGTCTGGCTGCTGATCCTGCCGCTGTTTGTGCTGGGCCTTGCGATGTCCACGCAGTTCACCGCGATGAATACCATTACGCTTGCGGATCTCACGGATGAAAGCGCCAGCGGCGGCAACAGTATGCTGGCGGTGACGCAGCAGCTGTCGATAAGTCTTGGCGTTGCAGTCAGCGCTGCGGTGCTGCGCTTCTATGAAGGGTTCGACAACGCCAACACCGTTGAGCAGTTCCACTACACCTTTATTACGATGGGTGTGATTACCGTGGTGTCATCGCTGGTCTTTATGCTGTTACGCCCTAAAGATGGCCGTAACCTGATCAAAGAGCGCCACAAAGCCTAAGCGGAGCCGCGTACCATCAGTACCGGCGTTAATTGCAAGCGCTGCTGCTGGAGCTCAGGCTGCGCCATACGATGAATCAGCACATCGATGGCCAGCTCGCCCAGTTCATCTTTGGGCTGATGAATGGTGGTGAGCGGCGGCGTCATATAGCTTGCCAGCTCAATATCATCGTAACCCACCAGCGCGATATCCTGCGGGATGCGAAGCCCGGCCTGATAAAGCGCCTGATAGGCGCCGACCGCCATGGCGTCATTTCCCATAAATACCGCCTGCGGCGGTTCGGGCAGCGCCAGCAGCGACTGCGTCGCCCGCAGGCCGCCCGCGAACTCAAAATCGCCGATCACTTCATAATCTTCCGCCACCCGCAGGCCCGCGCGCCGCATTGCGGCGCGATACCCTTCCAGGCGCAGGCGCGCCGGCGTTTTATCCAGCGGACCGGTCACACAGGCAATGCGCGTATAGCCTTTATCGATTAAATATCGCGTGGCGATATCGCCGCCCAGCAGCGAGTTATCCTGAATCACATCGCTGTCGCCGTCGAAAGGCGACCAGTCCATCATCACGGTAGGAATAGCCGGGTAGCGCTTCATGATGGCGGGAGAGGGCTGATGCGTTTCGGTGCAAAGCAACAGCAGCCCGTCGACCCGTTTTTGCAGCAGCGTCTCCAGATTGCGGTTCATGCGCTGTTCATCGCCATCGGTATTACACAGCACCAGGCTATAGCCACGCTCAAAACAGCTACGCTCCACGCCGCGCACCAGCTCGGAGAAAAAGGGGTTTGAGCTTGCGGTGATCAGCATGCCAATGGTGCGGGTCTGGTTCAGCTTCAGGCTGCGCGCCAGCGCTGACGGCGCGTAATTCAGCGTTCTGATGGCGTCCTCCACCCGCAGGCGGATCGCCTCGCTGACGAAGCGGTCTTTATTAATGACGTGCGAGACGGTGGAGGTGGAGACACCCGCAAGGCGGGCGACATCTTTCATTGTCGCCACGATGGCTTACCCCTGCGCTTGTAAGAAGGCGTCAATCTCGTCGCGCCACGGAACGGAAGGCTGCGCGCCAGGACGGGTCACGGCGATAGCCGCGGCAGCATGGGCGAAGCGAATAGCCTTAAGCATCGGCGTGCCTTCCAGCAGCGCCGTCATCAGCGCGCCGTTGAAGGTATCGCCTGCGGCGATGGTATCGACGGCTTTCACGCTAAAGCCGGGCACGCGTTGCCCCTCGCCGTTGATGCTCAGCCATACGCCGCGGCTACCGAGCGTAATAATGACCGTTTCAATGCCTTTCTGGTGCAGCACAGCCGCAGCCTGCGCCGCGCTGTCGTCATCCGACACCTTCACGCCGGTGAGTTTTTCGGCTTCGGTTTCATTAGGGGTAATGATATCCACCAGCGCCAGCAGCTCGTCAGAAAGCGCGCGGGCAGGCGCCGGGTTAAGAATAACGGTAGTTTGATGTTCATGCGCGATGCGCGCGGCGGCGATAACGCTTTCCACCGGCGACTCCAGCTGCATCAGCAGCGCGCGGGCGTTGGCGATGTTCTCCCGCTGATCGTCAACACGCGCGGGCGTTAATGCCGCGTTCGCGCCAGCATGAATACCGATGACGTTTTCACCTTCGCCATTGACGAAAATCAGCGCTACGCCGGTCGATTCTCCCGCAACGGCGCTGACAGGCGAGACATCAATGTTGTCGCGTGAAAGCTGCTGGCGAATGCGCTCGCCGATATCATCCTCGCCCACACAGGCGATAAACGCGATCTCCGCGCCGCTGCGCCCGGCCGCGACGGCCTGGTTGGCGCCTTTACCGCCGAACGCCACCTGGTACTGGCTGCCGGTCACGGTCTCGCCCGGCGCGGGGAAGGCTTCAAGGTTAAGGATATGATCGGCATTGATACTGCCGAGAACGACGAGATGGCCAGCGCTTTTCATGATGTGTATCCCTGTAAAAGCGCCACGTCCTGTGGCGCGTTGCCCTGCTTTTCTTTATGAAGGTTTTATTTGATAACCAGCTTCAGATCGACCGGGATACGGGCGCGCACTTTCTCGCC
Encoded proteins:
- the rbsR gene encoding Ribose operon repressor, which produces MATMKDVARLAGVSTSTVSHVINKDRFVSEAIRLRVEDAIRTLNYAPSALARSLKLNQTRTIGMLITASSNPFFSELVRGVERSCFERGYSLVLCNTDGDEQRMNRNLETLLQKRVDGLLLLCTETHQPSPAIMKRYPAIPTVMMDWSPFDGDSDVIQDNSLLGGDIATRYLIDKGYTRIACVTGPLDKTPARLRLEGYRAAMRRAGLRVAEDYEVIGDFEFAGGLRATQSLLALPEPPQAVFMGNDAMAVGAYQALYQAGLRIPQDIALVGYDDIELASYMTPPLTTIHQPKDELGELAIDVLIHRMAQPELQQQRLQLTPVLMVRGSA
- the rbsK gene encoding Ribokinase — protein: MKSAGHLVVLGSINADHILNLEAFPAPGETVTGSQYQVAFGGKGANQAVAAGRSGAEIAFIACVGEDDIGERIRQQLSRDNIDVSPVSAVAGESTGVALIFVNGEGENVIGIHAGANAALTPARVDDQRENIANARALLMQLESPVESVIAAARIAHEHQTTVILNPAPARALSDELLALVDIITPNETEAEKLTGVKVSDDDSAAQAAAVLHQKGIETVIITLGSRGVWLSINGEGQRVPGFSVKAVDTIAAGDTFNGALMTALLEGTPMLKAIRFAHAAAAIAVTRPGAQPSVPWRDEIDAFLQAQG
- the yieP gene encoding Uncharacterized HTH-type transcriptional regulator yieP codes for the protein MRWHTTARCTAEGIAIMSLLAHQQAAQKNLSYVLAEKLAQRILKGEFKPGEILPGEMELGEQFGVSRTAVREAVKTLTAKGLVLPRPRIGTRVLPQSQWNFLDKELLTWWMGIETFTTVVNHFLVMRHSLEPQACALAALNGTDEQKQRFRNTLDEMAALQVAFNRERWIETDMAYHELIYEMSGNPFMTAFASLFRSIYYNYFTSITHNQVIKPDIHQAIADAILSSQSEEAYRACQALLQATASQDI
- the hsrA gene encoding Probable transport protein hsrA — encoded protein: MRRSRTPFSRPKAKRRIAPVRRFCRQPHRRTYNNRIRMTKKARSMAGLPWIAAMAFFMQALDATILNTALPAIAQSLNRSPLAMQSAIISYTLTVAMLIPVSGWLADRFGTRRVFMIAVSLFTLGSLACAMSGSLSELVIFRIVQGIGGAMMMPVARLALLRAYPRSELLPVLNFVTMPGLVGPILGPLLGGVLVTWASWHWIFLINIPIGVAGLFYARKYMPNFTTPRRRFDMPGFFLFGLSLVLFSSGMELFGERIVATWMALAVIAGGLLLMMAYIWHARRHSAPLISLSLFKTRTFSVGIAGNIASRLGTGCVPFLMPLMLQVGFGYPAFIAGCMMAPTAVGSIIAKSGVTQVLRWFGYRKTLVGVTLFIGLMIAQFSLQSPDNQVWLLILPLFVLGLAMSTQFTAMNTITLADLTDESASGGNSMLAVTQQLSISLGVAVSAAVLRFYEGFDNANTVEQFHYTFITMGVITVVSSLVFMLLRPKDGRNLIKERHKA